A genome region from Streptomyces sp. NBC_01296 includes the following:
- a CDS encoding GntR family transcriptional regulator — protein sequence MPPAAPPAPTAATAAERVYRHVKQAVLMDRRYEGGTLLTEGELADAVGVSRTPVREALLRLETEGLLKLYPKKGALVLPVSAQEITDVIETRLLVEEFTVRRAVPSAPGLLERLAGLLEEQRRRAAEGDLAAMMAADRSFHAEIVQSAGNAILSRLYDQLRDRQLRMGVALLHAHPERVERTLAEHAEILEALRAGDAETAAAAVRGHVGRVEALVRGPGR from the coding sequence ATGCCGCCAGCCGCACCCCCCGCCCCGACCGCCGCCACCGCTGCCGAACGCGTCTACCGACACGTCAAGCAGGCCGTCTTGATGGACCGCCGCTACGAGGGCGGCACCCTCCTCACCGAGGGCGAACTCGCCGACGCCGTCGGGGTGTCCCGCACGCCGGTCCGCGAGGCGCTGCTGCGGCTGGAGACCGAGGGGCTGCTGAAGCTGTACCCGAAGAAGGGCGCGCTGGTGCTGCCGGTCTCCGCGCAGGAGATCACCGACGTCATCGAAACCCGGCTGCTGGTCGAGGAGTTCACCGTACGCAGGGCCGTGCCGTCGGCGCCCGGCCTGCTGGAGCGGCTCGCCGGGCTGCTGGAGGAGCAGCGCCGCCGCGCCGCCGAGGGCGACCTCGCGGCGATGATGGCCGCCGACCGGAGCTTCCACGCGGAGATCGTGCAGAGCGCCGGGAACGCGATCCTCTCCCGCCTCTACGACCAGCTCCGCGACCGGCAGCTGCGGATGGGCGTGGCCCTGTTGCACGCGCACCCCGAGCGCGTGGAGCGGACGCTGGCCGAGCACGCGGAGATCCTGGAAGCGCTGCGGGCCGGGGACGCGGAGACCGCGGCCGCCGCCGTACGGGGCCATGTGGGCCGGGTCGAGGCGCTGGTGCGGGGGCCGGGCCGGTGA
- a CDS encoding C1 family peptidase, translated as MPEQSVEPESDSVQTVGELRAQLVEHGARWSVIEHLADEEAVPRPSLGLEPGANLTPAEEAGAVDLRGLIGHESGNPHLTRRRAAHGLLPAAQGGPVVAARPAAVDWRARWGWPWITKVKDQNPCGSCWAFGAAGLVESMARIEHDVWAERSEGDVHDGLKFTCGQGSNPETALDWVKTNGGLADPDCWPYSPPPSTVPADRRDAWRAEYTPSWDRSGRTVRITDYVRLGDVEQQKVWLDTVGPLTACFDVYDDFFGLGSGVYHRTSDRLAGGHCVLIVGYDDAAGCWLFKNSWGTGYHVGGYGRIAYGEVKIDYWAKCGLRGTNIDPWSKRRLHTGNVYESGNGRAHRNFEMLAAAGGGRLQHWWREGDAPYPWARAKSYANDASGQPAFTGTTYNRNMESLHVTTGGRLRHWYYEQSAGVWRDGGAFGPGDAAIGSTPAFIQSDYGKPGNFEVVVRTADGRLNHWWRINGAPWTWNDGGRFASDIAHFGPALIQTRSRHLDLVATRTDGRMQLWWRDDPNGFAWRPGEVFGSGITSAPCLIEAQYGAADEDTAGNYELCAVVAGGRIEHWWRGNASGSAWSRSAAFGHDALAVTGMLQGSFGFNLEVIVLRTDRRLQHYWRDGVGWHEGPVIGPA; from the coding sequence ATGCCGGAGCAGTCTGTCGAGCCTGAGTCCGATTCTGTCCAGACGGTGGGGGAGCTGCGCGCGCAGCTCGTGGAGCACGGAGCGCGCTGGTCCGTCATCGAGCACCTCGCCGACGAGGAGGCCGTGCCCCGGCCCTCCCTCGGCCTGGAACCCGGGGCGAACCTCACGCCCGCCGAGGAGGCGGGCGCCGTCGACCTGCGCGGGCTCATCGGGCACGAGAGCGGCAATCCGCACCTCACCCGGCGCCGCGCCGCCCACGGGCTGCTGCCCGCAGCGCAGGGCGGGCCGGTCGTCGCAGCCCGCCCCGCCGCCGTCGACTGGCGGGCCCGCTGGGGCTGGCCCTGGATCACCAAGGTCAAGGACCAGAACCCGTGCGGCTCCTGCTGGGCCTTCGGGGCCGCGGGCCTCGTCGAGTCCATGGCCCGCATCGAGCACGACGTATGGGCGGAGCGGTCCGAGGGGGACGTCCACGACGGTCTGAAGTTCACCTGCGGCCAGGGCTCCAACCCGGAGACCGCCCTCGACTGGGTCAAGACCAACGGCGGCCTCGCCGATCCGGACTGCTGGCCCTACTCCCCGCCGCCCTCCACCGTCCCCGCCGACCGCCGCGACGCCTGGCGCGCCGAGTACACGCCCAGCTGGGACCGGTCCGGCCGTACCGTCCGGATCACCGACTACGTCCGCCTCGGCGATGTCGAGCAGCAGAAGGTCTGGCTCGACACCGTCGGCCCGCTGACCGCCTGCTTCGACGTGTACGACGACTTCTTCGGCCTCGGCTCCGGCGTCTACCACCGCACCAGCGACCGCCTCGCGGGCGGCCACTGCGTGCTGATCGTCGGCTACGACGACGCCGCCGGCTGCTGGCTGTTCAAGAACTCCTGGGGGACGGGCTACCACGTCGGCGGATACGGCCGGATCGCCTACGGCGAGGTCAAGATCGACTACTGGGCCAAATGCGGCCTGCGCGGCACCAACATCGACCCGTGGAGCAAGCGCCGCCTGCACACCGGCAACGTCTACGAGAGCGGCAACGGCCGCGCCCACCGCAACTTCGAGATGCTCGCCGCCGCCGGCGGCGGCCGCCTCCAGCACTGGTGGCGCGAGGGCGACGCCCCCTACCCGTGGGCCCGCGCCAAGTCCTACGCGAACGACGCCTCGGGCCAGCCCGCCTTCACCGGCACCACCTACAACCGGAACATGGAGTCCCTGCACGTGACCACCGGCGGCCGGCTGCGCCACTGGTACTACGAGCAGTCCGCCGGCGTCTGGCGCGACGGCGGCGCCTTCGGGCCGGGCGACGCGGCGATCGGCTCGACGCCGGCGTTCATCCAGAGCGACTACGGCAAGCCGGGCAACTTCGAGGTGGTCGTCCGTACCGCCGACGGCCGCCTGAACCACTGGTGGCGGATCAACGGCGCCCCCTGGACCTGGAACGACGGCGGCCGCTTCGCCTCCGACATCGCTCATTTCGGGCCCGCCCTGATCCAGACCCGCAGCCGCCACCTCGACCTCGTCGCCACCCGTACGGACGGCCGGATGCAGCTGTGGTGGCGCGACGACCCGAACGGGTTCGCCTGGCGCCCCGGGGAGGTCTTCGGCAGCGGGATCACCTCCGCGCCCTGCCTGATCGAGGCGCAGTACGGGGCGGCCGACGAGGACACCGCCGGGAACTACGAGCTGTGCGCGGTCGTGGCGGGCGGCCGCATCGAGCACTGGTGGCGCGGCAACGCCTCCGGCTCCGCCTGGAGCCGCAGCGCCGCCTTCGGCCACGACGCGCTCGCCGTCACCGGGATGCTTCAGGGCAGCTTCGGGTTCAACCTGGAGGTCATCGTCCTGCGCACGGACCGCCGGCTGCAGCACTACTGGCGTGACGGGGTGGGCTGGCACGAGGGGCCGGTGATCGGCCCCGCCTGA
- a CDS encoding helix-turn-helix domain-containing protein — MSAAAVPAPERLDWFTDVIAQELVPTAIRSERVRDFWAEASVLDLGGVQVSSFEFSSLRSQRTAAHVRRSDPEQYQLGLVTTGAMSLAQNRSESGLFTGDMVLWDTSLPMDSDAVPDVDGGRIRAIVLSFPRDALPLRGARVERLLAHRIPGGHGMGAILAQYMKSLAAHAADCGPAELNRLGTIAHDLVGACLAGQLGAQDELAPEARTRALLERIEVFVDHNLGDPELTPSAVAARHGISLRRLQQLFRDRGETVAAGIRRRRLERCRADLGNPGLLTSPVHTVARRWGFTNASVFSRAFREAYGTSPTEFRHRAVREARSLARNVNGPCAPGTSGGLVRP; from the coding sequence ATGTCGGCTGCCGCGGTACCGGCGCCGGAGCGGCTCGACTGGTTCACCGACGTGATCGCGCAGGAGCTCGTGCCCACGGCGATCCGCAGTGAACGCGTCCGGGACTTCTGGGCCGAGGCGTCCGTCCTGGACCTCGGCGGCGTGCAGGTGTCGTCGTTCGAGTTCAGCTCGCTGCGCTCGCAGCGCACCGCCGCCCACGTACGGCGCAGCGATCCCGAGCAGTACCAGCTGGGGCTCGTGACCACCGGGGCCATGTCGCTCGCCCAGAACCGCAGCGAATCGGGTCTGTTCACCGGGGACATGGTGCTCTGGGACACCTCGCTGCCGATGGACTCGGACGCGGTCCCGGATGTGGACGGGGGCCGGATCCGGGCGATCGTCCTGTCCTTCCCGCGCGATGCGCTGCCGCTGCGCGGCGCCCGGGTCGAACGACTGCTGGCCCACCGGATCCCGGGCGGCCACGGCATGGGGGCGATCCTCGCCCAGTACATGAAGTCGCTGGCGGCGCACGCGGCCGACTGCGGACCGGCCGAGCTGAACCGGCTGGGAACCATCGCGCACGACCTGGTCGGCGCCTGCCTGGCCGGGCAGCTCGGCGCGCAGGACGAGCTCGCGCCCGAAGCCCGCACCCGTGCCCTGCTGGAACGGATCGAGGTCTTCGTCGACCACAACCTCGGCGATCCGGAGCTGACACCGTCCGCCGTCGCCGCCCGGCACGGCATCTCGCTGCGCCGCCTCCAGCAGCTCTTCCGGGACCGGGGCGAAACGGTGGCGGCCGGGATCCGGCGGCGCCGGCTGGAGCGGTGCCGGGCCGATCTCGGGAACCCCGGGCTGCTCACCAGCCCCGTCCACACCGTGGCGCGGCGGTGGGGGTTCACCAACGCCTCCGTGTTCAGCAGGGCGTTCCGGGAGGCGTACGGGACGAGCCCCACCGAGTTCCGGCACCGGGCGGTCCGGGAGGCCCGTTCGCTTGCGCGCAACGTCAACGGGCCGTGCGCACCAGGTACATCCGGGGGCCTCGTGCGGCCGTAG
- a CDS encoding maleylpyruvate isomerase family mycothiol-dependent enzyme, translated as MTVQPHPSLQPYADAWTHSIEAISELVLPLTEGEWNRATPCPGWSVRDVVSHIIGIECEQLGDPRPIHTVARDLRHVVDEFSRYMEVQVDVRRHHTAPEMTSELEYTIIRRSRQLRNEKRDPDTMVRGPLGDQVTLELALRLRAFDVWIHEQDLRAALGVPGNWDSPGAFVARDILLAGLPKVVAKLAGAPTNSAVVIDVHGPVEFMRTVRVDAEGRGTVDGTPSLGPAVTLTTDWETYVRLAAGRVRPHAVADRVKTEGDPELAAAILANFAVTP; from the coding sequence TTGACCGTCCAGCCGCATCCCAGCCTCCAGCCCTATGCCGACGCGTGGACGCACTCCATCGAGGCGATATCCGAGCTGGTCCTCCCCCTGACGGAGGGCGAGTGGAACCGGGCGACACCGTGTCCCGGCTGGTCCGTCCGTGATGTGGTGTCACACATCATCGGCATCGAATGCGAGCAGCTGGGGGATCCGCGGCCGATCCACACCGTCGCGAGGGACCTGCGGCACGTGGTCGACGAGTTCAGCCGGTACATGGAGGTGCAGGTCGACGTCCGGCGCCACCACACCGCGCCGGAGATGACCTCGGAGCTCGAGTACACGATCATCCGGCGGTCGCGGCAGCTGCGCAATGAAAAGCGGGATCCGGACACCATGGTGCGGGGGCCGCTGGGCGACCAGGTGACCCTGGAGCTCGCACTGCGGCTGCGGGCGTTCGACGTGTGGATCCACGAGCAGGACTTGCGGGCGGCGCTGGGCGTGCCGGGGAACTGGGACTCGCCGGGGGCGTTCGTGGCGCGGGACATCCTGCTGGCCGGGCTGCCGAAGGTGGTCGCGAAGCTGGCGGGGGCGCCGACGAACTCGGCGGTCGTGATCGACGTGCACGGTCCGGTGGAGTTCATGCGGACGGTGCGGGTGGACGCGGAGGGGCGCGGGACGGTGGACGGGACGCCGTCGCTGGGGCCGGCGGTGACACTGACGACGGACTGGGAGACGTACGTCCGCCTCGCGGCGGGGCGGGTCCGGCCCCACGCCGTGGCCGACCGGGTGAAGACGGAGGGCGACCCGGAGCTGGCCGCGGCCATCCTGGCGAACTTCGCCGTCACCCCGTAG
- a CDS encoding DUF418 domain-containing protein, with protein sequence MAHTTLVAPAVTSTRLPLLDVLRGAAILGTLMTNVWIFASPGSEWGVLQGGMNPPDPLTDPSAANIAENAFRFLADGKFLALLTILFGVGLAIQYDSAARRGEPWPGRYPRRAAFLFMEGTVHFVLIFAWDVLMGYAVTALLVARLLARSEKVQRAMMWTAGGLHLALIGLVTLGDLAKADSGPKTLDPEAARLYAHGGYLDQIAFRLDHAPALRIEPVFTFGLLVFLFLLGIRLYRAGAFAPTAAGRRIRVRMAAWGLGLGLPLGAAAALGGHDFFVLGRYGIAPLVAVGYIGLIGCALDRLRIPGAGALGSVGRTALSCYVGQNLLCMLLCYGIGLGLADRLGGSGPWWVMGLWAAVSLTLLAGSRLWLRRFDRGPLEAVQHWALSPRGPRRPRP encoded by the coding sequence ATGGCCCACACGACCCTCGTCGCCCCCGCGGTGACCTCGACCCGGCTCCCGCTCCTCGACGTCCTGCGCGGCGCCGCCATCCTCGGCACGCTCATGACCAACGTATGGATCTTCGCGTCCCCCGGCTCCGAGTGGGGCGTGCTCCAGGGCGGCATGAATCCGCCCGACCCGCTCACGGACCCGTCCGCCGCCAACATCGCCGAGAACGCGTTCCGGTTCCTCGCCGACGGGAAGTTCCTCGCCCTGCTGACGATCCTGTTCGGGGTGGGCCTGGCCATCCAGTACGACTCCGCCGCGCGCCGCGGCGAGCCGTGGCCCGGGCGCTACCCGCGGCGGGCCGCGTTCCTCTTCATGGAGGGGACCGTCCACTTCGTCCTGATCTTCGCCTGGGACGTGCTGATGGGGTACGCCGTCACCGCCCTGCTGGTGGCCCGGCTGCTGGCCCGCTCCGAGAAGGTGCAGCGGGCGATGATGTGGACCGCGGGCGGACTGCACCTGGCCCTGATCGGCCTCGTGACGCTCGGGGACCTGGCCAAGGCGGACTCCGGGCCCAAGACCCTGGACCCCGAGGCCGCCCGGCTGTACGCCCACGGCGGCTACCTCGACCAGATCGCCTTCCGGCTCGACCACGCCCCCGCCCTGCGCATCGAGCCCGTCTTCACCTTCGGACTCCTGGTCTTCCTCTTCCTCCTCGGCATCCGGCTGTACCGCGCGGGCGCCTTCGCGCCGACCGCCGCCGGGCGCCGGATCCGGGTCCGGATGGCCGCCTGGGGCCTCGGGCTCGGGCTGCCGCTCGGAGCCGCCGCCGCGCTCGGCGGCCACGACTTCTTCGTCCTGGGCCGCTACGGCATCGCCCCGCTGGTCGCCGTCGGGTACATCGGCCTGATCGGCTGCGCCCTCGACCGCTTGCGGATCCCCGGGGCCGGCGCCCTCGGTTCCGTCGGGCGCACCGCCCTGTCCTGCTACGTCGGCCAGAACCTGCTCTGCATGCTGCTCTGCTACGGCATCGGGCTGGGCCTCGCCGACCGGCTCGGCGGGAGCGGGCCCTGGTGGGTGATGGGCCTGTGGGCGGCGGTCAGCCTCACCCTGCTCGCCGGGTCCCGGCTCTGGCTGCGCCGCTTCGACCGGGGCCCGCTGGAGGCCGTACAGCACTGGGCCCTCAGTCCCCGTGGCCCCCGTCGGCCGCGGCCGTGA
- a CDS encoding MFS transporter — protein sequence MTGPVVFKDPPGGRKAVAVWSIGVAVYFVAVIFRTSLGVAGLEAADRFHVGASALSTFSLLQLLVYAGMQIPVGLLVDRLGTKKVLTLGAVLFTAGQIGFALSPSYGMALAARALLGCGDAMTFISVLRLGTRWFPARRGPLMAQLAGLVGMAGNLVSTLVLAPVLHGVGWVPAFAGSAVAGVAVLIPLVLFLKDHPEGHEPPASPGGGGSFVRRQIRDSWKEPGTRLGLWVHFTTQFPAMVFLLLWGMPFLVEDQGLARTTAAGLLTLVVASNMCFGLVYGQLIGRRQSARIPLALGTVTLTAVLWASVLAYPAPHAPMWLLATLCAVLGTCGPASMIGFDFARPANPAERQGTASGITNMGGFLASMTTLLAVGLLLDATGDDYRIAFSSVFAVQLLGLTQILRLRPAALKTERTRAPAPAPSRPASDAPSPTPA from the coding sequence GTGACCGGGCCCGTGGTGTTCAAGGATCCTCCGGGGGGCCGGAAGGCGGTGGCGGTCTGGTCCATCGGCGTCGCGGTCTACTTCGTCGCGGTGATCTTCCGTACCAGCCTGGGCGTGGCCGGACTGGAGGCGGCGGACCGCTTCCACGTGGGCGCCTCCGCCCTCTCGACCTTCTCCCTCCTCCAACTCCTGGTCTACGCGGGCATGCAGATACCCGTCGGCCTGCTGGTGGACCGGCTCGGCACCAAGAAGGTGCTGACGCTGGGCGCCGTCCTGTTCACGGCCGGCCAGATCGGCTTCGCGCTCTCGCCCTCGTACGGGATGGCCCTCGCGGCGCGCGCCCTGCTGGGCTGCGGCGACGCGATGACCTTCATCTCCGTGCTGCGGCTGGGCACCCGCTGGTTCCCGGCCCGGCGCGGCCCGCTGATGGCGCAGCTGGCGGGCCTGGTCGGCATGGCCGGCAACCTGGTCTCCACGCTCGTGCTGGCCCCCGTCCTGCACGGCGTCGGCTGGGTCCCGGCGTTCGCGGGCAGCGCGGTGGCGGGTGTGGCCGTACTGATCCCTCTGGTCCTGTTCCTGAAGGACCACCCGGAGGGCCACGAACCGCCGGCGTCCCCGGGCGGCGGCGGGAGCTTCGTACGCCGCCAGATCCGGGACTCCTGGAAGGAACCCGGGACCCGGCTCGGCCTGTGGGTGCACTTCACGACCCAGTTCCCGGCGATGGTGTTCCTGCTGCTGTGGGGGATGCCGTTCCTGGTCGAGGACCAGGGGCTGGCGCGGACCACCGCGGCGGGGCTGCTGACGCTGGTGGTGGCCTCGAACATGTGCTTCGGGCTCGTCTACGGCCAGCTGATCGGCCGCCGCCAGTCGGCCAGGATCCCCCTGGCGCTCGGCACGGTCACCCTCACGGCGGTGCTGTGGGCCTCGGTCCTGGCCTACCCCGCCCCCCACGCCCCGATGTGGCTCCTGGCCACGCTGTGCGCGGTGCTCGGCACCTGCGGCCCGGCCTCGATGATCGGCTTCGACTTCGCCCGCCCGGCGAACCCGGCGGAGCGCCAGGGCACCGCGTCAGGCATCACCAACATGGGCGGCTTCCTGGCCTCGATGACGACCCTGCTGGCGGTGGGCCTCCTGCTGGACGCCACCGGCGACGACTACCGGATCGCCTTCTCGTCCGTCTTCGCGGTCCAGCTCCTGGGCCTGACCCAAATCCTCCGCCTCCGCCCGGCGGCCCTGAAGACCGAACGCACCCGCGCACCGGCCCCGGCCCCGAGCCGCCCCGCTTCGGACGCCCCCAGCCCCACCCCGGCCTGA
- a CDS encoding protease inhibitor I42 family protein has protein sequence MEVRKVALGAGESYELRLTGRGARGYVWTWQVTGDADAVSVNEAPPPPVEVLPGAPLERTYVVRGRCPGGRARIRFAQIRPPYPQEAPYDEFVLEVEVTAAADGGHGD, from the coding sequence GTGGAGGTACGCAAGGTCGCCCTCGGCGCCGGTGAATCGTACGAGCTGCGGCTCACCGGGCGCGGTGCGCGCGGGTACGTGTGGACCTGGCAGGTCACCGGGGACGCGGACGCCGTCTCCGTGAACGAGGCCCCGCCGCCGCCCGTCGAGGTCCTGCCCGGCGCCCCGCTGGAGCGGACGTACGTCGTCCGGGGCCGCTGCCCGGGCGGGCGGGCCCGGATCCGCTTCGCGCAGATCCGCCCGCCCTACCCGCAGGAGGCCCCGTACGACGAGTTCGTCCTGGAGGTGGAGGTCACGGCCGCGGCCGACGGGGGCCACGGGGACTGA